The region TCCAGCACCCTGAGTTGGTTCTCCTGGAGTTTCAATACCGTACTTGGCAATATCACTAGCAATGACCAATACCTTGGACTCTGGAGAATTTTCCACATGCAATTTGGCATAATGAAGGGCAGCTGTCGCTCCATAGCAGGCTTCTTTAATCTCGAAACTACGAGCAAAGGGCTGGATGCCCAGCAAACCATGCACAAAGACGGCTGCAGCTTTACTTTGGTCAATTCCTGACTCAGTAGCTACAATGACCATATCAATTTCTGCTCTTTCTTGCTCAGTTAAAATAGAATCACTTGCACTGGCCGCCAAGGTCACGATATCCTCAGTTAGGGGCGCAATACTCAATTCCTTGAGTAAGAGTCCTTTGCTTAATTTTTCAGGGTCAATTCCCCTCGCTTCTGCTAAGTCTTGTAATTTCAAGACATATTGACTGGTCGCAAAACCAATCTTATCAATACCGATTGTCATATTTACCTCTGTTTTATCATTCATTGTAAAAAATCGTTCTATACTATTTTATCACAAATAGCAGTAAAAGAGAGAAAAAAGACTTGATTCACCAAATCAAGTCGCTTATTATTCTAACCATTATACTGTTTTCGTAAGTGAGAATAGAGTCTGAGAATCACTGTACCGCTAGCCATTCCAATGGAAATCACCAAAGCCAGCATAACAACCAAGGTTGCACTAGCAATGGCATGACTGTAATCTCCTGTCACAAAAAAGGCAGTTGTCCGATAGGAAAGATAACCCGGAACCAGAGGTGCCAAGATGGCCAAGATAAAGACCACAGCAGGTGTCTTATAAAGAATACTTAAAATCTGGCTGACACAAGAACCGATAATGGCTGCAATAAAAGTAGCCACAATAACATTGGTCGGTTCCTTGAGCAAGAGATAGATTAGCCAGACAGCCATGCCCAAAATCCCTCCAGGTAAGAGCATAGAGCGTTGCACATTGAGTACGATTAAAAAAGTGATAATAGCAAGAAGACTTGCTACTGCTTGTAATAAAAAGGTTGTTAGTGTCATATTAATTCATCAATACCAAGGCGACAGAAGTTCCCGCCCCTAAAGCAAGGGTAATGAGCAGGGATTCAAACATCTTACTCATACCAGAGTTTATGTGGTTGGTCATAATATCACGAACCGCATTGGTCAAGGCAATCCCTGGTACAAACGGCATGACTGCACCAGCTATAATCAAATCTGCCGTTGAAGGAAAACCTGTGTAGCGAGCCCAAAACTGGGCAATCATCCCAAAGACAAAGGCTCCAGCAAAGGCCGTCACAAAGGGAATTCGGATAAACTTCTCCACATAGAGGGAAAAGGCAAAACCAAATAAGGTAGCCACTCCTGCCCCAAGTGCGTCGTAGATATTTCCACTAAACATAATTGAAAAGAAAGGAGCACTAAAGGTCGCAGCCAAAGTTACCTGCAACTTAGTATAAGGAAGGGGCTGGGCTTGCAAGGCCTTTAATTGCTTGAAGGCTGTCTCTAAATCAATCTGCCCCCCAACCAGTTGACGAGAAATCTGGTTCACATCGCAGACTTTTTCAATGTTATAAGAAGAGGAAGTCACGCGCTTCATACGCGAAATATTGGTATTTTCAATGGAGAAAAAGATTGCAGCAGGCATAGCCAAAACATTGCAATCCACAATCCCCTGTGAATGCGCAATACGGATCATGGTATCTTCTACACGATGAATCTCTGAGCCACTTTTGAGAAGAATGGTTCCAGCTAACATAATCACATCGATAACGGCATTTAATTCTCTTGATTCTTCCATGCGTTCCTCCTTTTATCAACTCCTTCTATTCTATCACAAATCCGGACTCAAAAAAAATCTTTGCCATGAAATCATGACAAAGATTCGTTTAATCACGAGAATTTTCGTGGTTTCCTTCACTATTTGGTTGACTCGGAGTAGGAACCGTTCCTTGTTGATTTCCTTGCTGGCCACCTTGTTGATTCCCTTGATTTGGAGTAGTAGGTGAACCTTGGTTACCACGTTGAACTGACGTTGAAGAGGAACTTGATGGTGGTGTTTTGGGTTTATAAATCGAAATTTTAATACGTGTGCTGGCTAAATCAATTTTTCCACCCGCTTTTGGAGTCTGATCCACAACATTTCCTTCTGCTGTTCCTTCAGGAGCGGTTGACACTTCAACAACTTCAATATTAGCCTCTTTCACCCCAACAATTTGAATCAAATTATTTTTAGTGAATTCAAGACTTGAACCGATATAACCCGGCATAGTTACACTAGTTACCTTTTTAGCAACTGTTAAAACAATCGTACTAGCCTTTGATAAGTCATACGTAGTTCCTGCTGCTGGTGTTTGTCTTAGAACCGTTCCTGGTTCACTTTCGCTAGATTCTTCCTCTTCCATCTTAATGAGATTTTCAGGAACCTTCTTATCCTTAAGTTCAGCTACGACATCCGTATACTTGCGTCCGACGTAATTGCTCAATTGGAAAGATTGCTTACCAGAAGAAACAATCAAATTGACCTTGGTTCCTTCTTTTCGGCCGCTACCAGCTTCTGGATCCGTTCGAATAACACGTCCTTCTGCTACTGTATCACTAGCTTCTGATTTTTCTTCGCCTGCTTCGAAATTAGCTTTTTTAAGAGCTTCTTTAGCTTCAGCCACAGTTTGTCCGGCCACATTCGGAATGGAAATTGTTGCCGGTGTTCTAGAGAAAATCCAAATCAAAGAAGCAGCTACTAATAGAACACTTGCCAAAAGAATCAAATATCGAGCTTTAAACTTCCGCTTTTTCTTTAATTTTGGCGTAGGCGCATGCTCTTCGATCTGCGGAGTCACTTTCTTCACTTGAGGAGGTTCTTCTTGTACCGGAGCTTTAGGAATAGAAGTCAGCGTACTTTGTGGAACTTTAGGAAGAGTCTTGGTGTCCGCCTTCGTCGCATCGTCAAAGACTAACTTTGGTTCATTGCGACGATTGTAAGATAAGCTGCTAGACAAATCCACATACATCTCAGCAACTGATTTGTAGCGATCTGTTAATTTCTTGGCAGTTGCCTTAATAACAACATTCTCTAAAGCCTGAGGCACAGATGGATTTTCAGCTATAACCGACGGCAGAGGTTTCTGGAAATGCTGGAGGGCGATGGTTACTGCACTATCCCCATCGTAAGGGATATGGCCAGTCAACATCTCATAGAAAATAATCCCCATGGCATAGATATCGCTCTGTACAGTCGCTTTAGAACCACGCGCCTGCTCTGGTGATAAATAATGCACAGAACCTAGCATTGAGTTGGTCTGAGTTAGACTCGTCTCTGCAAAGGCTACTGCAATCCCAAAGTCTGTAACCTTGGCAGTCCCATCTGGTGTCAAAAGGATATTTTGCGGTTTTAAATCTCTGTGAACAATTCCTCGAGTATGGGCTAAGCGCATAGCCAAGAGGATTTGTCCCATGATTCGAATCGCTTCTTCATTTGAAAGAGGGTGATGTTCCTTGATATAGCGTTTGAGGTCTAATCCAGCAACATATTCCATTGCGAGATACTGTTGTCCCTCTTCTTCACCGATATCTGTAATCCGAACGATATGAGGATGGTCCAAATCCGCCATGGCTCTCGCTTCCCGCTGGAAACGCGCCACAGCAATCGGATCTGTCTGGTAGTTGGTCCTCAGGACCTTCACTGCCACTTCTTCCCCGTCTAGAATCAAATCCTTGGCCAAGTAAACATCTGCCATGCCCCCTCGACCAATCTGTTTGATAATTCGATACCGCCCGGCAAAAATCTTGCCGATTTGGATCATTCTGTCGCCTCCTCATTAACAGCAATAAGGGCAACTGTGATGTTGTCTAACCCACCTGCATTGTTTGCAAAACGGATCAAGGTTGCTGCCTTATCTGCCAAAGAAATATCGCTGGTTACGATATCATAGATTTCACTTCCTGAAATCATATTTGTCAATCCATCACTATTAAGTAAGAGATAGTCTCCTGACTCGAGGGTGATCATTCCGAAATCAGGCTGAATTTCGTCTTTTTGACCAATAGATTGAGTAATAATATTTTTCTGTGGGTGGCTAGCTGCTTCTTCAGGTGTCAATTGACCTGCCTTGAGCAATTCATTGACCAAGGAATGGTCGCTCGTTAACTGGTGGTATTGTTCTCCACGAATTAAACCGATACGAGAATCTCCAATGTGGGCATAAATAGCCTGATTATCAATAATAGCAACAGCCTCAAGGGTTGTTCCCATTCCTTTATAAGCTTCATCTTGTCCCAATTGGTTAATCTTTTGATTTTCAATCTCAAGGTTGTTAGCAAACCATTCACGCACTTCATTAACAGTATCAATTTGAGTATCTACCCAAGCTACACCCAGGTCTGTTACCGCCATTTCACTAGCGATATTTCCCGCGCGATGACCTCCCATCCCATCAGCTAGGATAATCATTGGACGCCCTGCACGATTAATAAAATGGTTGACATAGTCTTGGTTATTTGTTCGTTTCTGACCAACATCTGTTAATAATGAAATTTCCATGTGTTAGTTCCTTCCTAATCCGATATCTTGCGAAATTGACTGATGAAGAATCCATCACTTCCATACAATTCAGGTGTGATGAGGATACAGCCATCTTTCATGATATCCTTACATTCATGTTCTAGTGTTACCTGCTCAAATTCAGGATGACTTTCTAAAAATGCCTGTACGACTTGAAAGTTCTCCTCTGAGACAATAGTACAGGTACTATAAGTTATTATACCACCTTTGCGTAGTGTTTGACAAACACTACCTAATATTTCTAGCTGAATTTCCTGCAAAGACGCGAAATCTGCCGTTTCTTTATTGTATTTGATGTCTGGCTTGCGGCGCAGAAGACCGATTCCTGAACAGGGAGCATCTACCAAAATCTTATCAAATGAATCCTGACCAAAAAACTCATGTACCTTTCTGGCATCCAATTTTTGCGTTTGAATCCGATCTGCAACCCCTAGACGTTGGGCGTTTTCTTGAATTAAGTCCAACTTATGGTCGTACAAGTCCAGAGCAGTAACCTGACCTGTCGTGAGATAAGAGGCTATATGAGCTGTTTTTCCACCCGGAGCCGCACAGGCATCTAGAACCTGCTCATCACCTTGTAAATCAAGCGTCGGAGCAACCAGCTGACTGGACTCGTCTTGAATGGTAATAGCTCCCTCTGAAAATAGGTCATGTCCCGCAAAGTGGCCTTGCTCCTTAACCAGACCAGAAGGAGACAAGGACGAATCACTGGCCTCCAACAAGGCTTTGATTTCCTCTTTTCGTCCTAGATCTGTTACACGAATGCTGGCCTTGTTGCGCACCAAAAGACTTTCAAAGATAGCTTGCGCTCGCTCTTCTCCGTATTCTTCCTTGAGCTTGGCAACTAGCCAAACAGGTAGAGAATAGGCAATGGAATCACGTTTGCTTTTTCGTTTGATACTGGCAATATCTGGCCAGCCTTCACGCAGGATACGACGAAGGACGGCATTGACCAATTTTTCACTGCCCTTTTTACGGACTTTGGCCAGTTCCACTGCTTCATTAACCACAGCATGGTCTGGAATCTTATCCAGATAGCGAAGCTGGTAGGCACTCATAAGAAGAAGGACATAAAGCCAACTGTCTAACTGGTCTCTGTCTTCGATAAAGTGGGATAGGTACCATTCCAGAGTCAGTTTACGGGCTACTGTTCCATAGACCAGCTCGGTTACCAAACCCTTGTCTGCTACAGAAAGTTGACTTCCCTTGAGATGCTTATTTAAGGCGATATTTGAGTATGCTTGATTAATAAAAACATCCTCTAATACTGCTAGGGCTAAACTTCTAGCTGTTTCTACTTTAATCACCAAATCGTTCTCCTACAGTCAATGTACGTCCAACACCGTTGAGGAAGGAAGCAATGTCCATCTTAGGCTTACCAGCTGGCTGCACTTGTTTGAGAGACAAAGCTCCTTCAGCCGTTGCGACAATCAATTCTTTCTTGCCGATAGAGAGGATTTCACCTGGATTTCCCTTACCTTCCACTAGTAGTGCTTCATAAATCTTAAAGCGGTCGCCCTTAAGGAAAGTATGGGCAACAGGCCAGGGGTTCATCCCACGGATCTGGTTAAAGAGTTGACGATTGCTTTTAGTCCAATCTAGTTTTTCTTCTTCTGGCTTGATATTTGGCGAGAAAGTAACCTGACTTGGATCCTGTGGTTCAGGTTTGATGTCACCAGCAATGTAGGCAGGCAAAGTATCCAAAAGCAAATCACGACCAACTAGCGCCAATTTCTCAAACAAGGTGCCGACATTATCCTCATCCGTGATAGGAATACTGCGACGAGAAATCATATCCCCTGCATCCATTTCCTTAACCATTTCCATGATGGTCACACCAGCTTCCTCATCCCCTTGAATCAAGGCATAATGGATAGGCGCACCACCTCGGTGTTTTGGAAGAAGGGAGGCGTGAACATTGACCGCAAAGTCCATGCTATCAAGGAGTTTACTTGGTAGAAACTGCCCAAAAGCAGCAGTCACAATTCCATCCGCTCCTAGCTTCATAAGAGCTTCCATCTCTGGACTTCCAGATAGTTTTTCAGGTTGGTAGATAGGAAGTCCTGCTTCCTTGGCAGCCTGCTTGACTGGAGTTTCTTGGATAACTTTTTTACGTCCGACAGCACGGTCTGGCTGGGTCACAACGGCTAGAATTTCGTAACGGTCATCTGTCAAAAGTCCTTTTAAGACTGTTGCTGAAAAGTCGGGGGTCCCCATAAAGATTAATTTTGTCATATCTTCTCCTTCTTATAAAAATTGCTGCGGCTCATGGTCAATGCTAAGACGGAGCTCACTATTTTCCCGTTCTTGAGTCAAGGCCAAGACCTGGTTGAGGGTCGGCCCCAGCTCATCTTCTAAACGGTATTTAATTAAAATTTGGTAATGATAGAGGTTGTGGGTACGAGCAATGGGTTTTGGCGTCGGCCCAAGGATGTTACTGGTTTCAGACAGGCCTGAGCGCAAAATGTTCATAACTTCATAGGCACGTTTGACCACCTCTTCTTCTTTCTTGTGAGAAAGGGTAATGCCAATGGTGAAATAGTAAGGTGGATAACCTAGTTGGCGTCTGATTCCCATTTCATAGGCATAAAATCCTTCGTAATCCTGTTCCTTGGCAAATCGAATAGCATAGTGCTCAGAATTGTAAGACTGGATCAATACCTGCCCAGCTTTTTCCGCACGACCTGCACGGCCTGCCACCTGAGTCAAGAGCTGGAAGGTTCTCTCAGAAGAACGGAAATCTGGTAGATTCAATGCCGTATCCGCATTGAGCACTCCGACTAGGGTTACATTGGGAAAATCCAAACCCTTTGCAATCATCTGAGTACCTAGTAAAATATCCGCTTCCCCTCGTCCAAACTGGTCAAGCAGAGCTTGATGGCTACCTTTCTTACGAGTCGTGTCCACATCCATCCGCAAAATGCGGGCCTGCGGAAAGAGTTCTGTCAGCTCGTCATAAGCCTTCTGTGTCCCCGTCCCGTAGTAACGAATACTGCGACTCTTACAGTTAGGGCAAACATGAGGAATGTCCTTAGAAAAACCACAATAATGGCAGTTCATGGTCTTAGTATCCATGTGCAGAGTGAGAGAAATGTCACAGTTGGGACAAGTATCAACGGTCCCACACTCCCGACACATGACAAAGCTAGAATAGCCACGACGATTGAGCATGAGAACTACCTGCTCTTTTTTAGACAGACGGTCTTGAATAGCTTCTAGCAAGGGAGGCGTAAAGTTTGACGTCTCATTTTGTCCGATATAGTCTCGAAAGTCAATCACTTGAACCTCTGGGATTGTAGCCAAAGGATTGGCACGTTGTGTTAGACGTAAGTGTTGATAGACGCCTTTGCCAGCTCGCGCCCGGCTCTCTAAGCTCGGCGTTGCAGACCCAAGCACCAGAGCCGCTTGATTGTATTGGGCCCGTAAAATAGCTACCTCTCTGGCATGATAACGGGGATTGCTGTCCTGCTTATAAGTCGCTTCATGCTCTTCATCGATAATCATGACACCTAGATTTTTCAGCGGAGCAAAGATGGCAGATCTGGCACCCACAACAACTTGAGCATCGCCACGTTCCACCTTGCGCCATTCATCATACTTTTCACCATTGGATAGGCCTGAGTGAAGAATGGCCACCTTGTCCCCAAAACGTGCTATAAAACGCTCCGTCATTTGCGGAGTCAAGGAAATCTCAGGCACCAGCAAAATGGCTGTCTTGCCCTTGTCTAAGGCCCCTTGGATAATCTGCAAGTAAACCTCGGTCTTCCCACTCCCTGTAATCCCTTGAAGGAGGAAGGGAGGCTGATGACTGCCAATCGCACTCACAACCGCATCACGCGCCTGCCTTTGCTCTGGATTCAACTCCAAAGGCCGACTTACCTCAATGCCTTCAAAATAAGCAGCCGAGCGTTGAACTTCCTTTTGGACTATGGTCACAGCACCTTGTTCCACAAAGAAGTTGACTTGCTCCCGCGAATAGGACTCTAACAAACTAGCCAAGGAAGCACTCTCAGGATGAGACAACAAATAGTCTCTCAATTCCAACTTTTTCTTGGCGCGTGCAGAAATCTCAACACCTTCTAATCGAGCAAGATTCACCTCATACCAAGACTGGGTCTTGACCTTCTTTTGATCAATCGCCTGATATTCTAGACCAAGCAGGCCTTTTCTAGTCAAACGCATCATTTCAGCTTGCTTACCTAAATCTAGAGAAGAAAAGGCAAGCGAATCTTCTGAACCAAACAAGCGCTCTCGGTCTTCCTGACTCAGACCTGCCAGAGGATAGAGAATCTTGTCATAGCTGGAGTTCAGA is a window of Streptococcus mitis DNA encoding:
- a CDS encoding threonine/serine exporter family protein, whose translation is MTLTTFLLQAVASLLAIITFLIVLNVQRSMLLPGGILGMAVWLIYLLLKEPTNVIVATFIAAIIGSCVSQILSILYKTPAVVFILAILAPLVPGYLSYRTTAFFVTGDYSHAIASATLVVMLALVISIGMASGTVILRLYSHLRKQYNG
- a CDS encoding threonine/serine exporter family protein, whose amino-acid sequence is MEESRELNAVIDVIMLAGTILLKSGSEIHRVEDTMIRIAHSQGIVDCNVLAMPAAIFFSIENTNISRMKRVTSSSYNIEKVCDVNQISRQLVGGQIDLETAFKQLKALQAQPLPYTKLQVTLAATFSAPFFSIMFSGNIYDALGAGVATLFGFAFSLYVEKFIRIPFVTAFAGAFVFGMIAQFWARYTGFPSTADLIIAGAVMPFVPGIALTNAVRDIMTNHINSGMSKMFESLLITLALGAGTSVALVLMN
- the pknB gene encoding Stk1 family PASTA domain-containing Ser/Thr kinase, giving the protein MIQIGKIFAGRYRIIKQIGRGGMADVYLAKDLILDGEEVAVKVLRTNYQTDPIAVARFQREARAMADLDHPHIVRITDIGEEEGQQYLAMEYVAGLDLKRYIKEHHPLSNEEAIRIMGQILLAMRLAHTRGIVHRDLKPQNILLTPDGTAKVTDFGIAVAFAETSLTQTNSMLGSVHYLSPEQARGSKATVQSDIYAMGIIFYEMLTGHIPYDGDSAVTIALQHFQKPLPSVIAENPSVPQALENVVIKATAKKLTDRYKSVAEMYVDLSSSLSYNRRNEPKLVFDDATKADTKTLPKVPQSTLTSIPKAPVQEEPPQVKKVTPQIEEHAPTPKLKKKRKFKARYLILLASVLLVAASLIWIFSRTPATISIPNVAGQTVAEAKEALKKANFEAGEEKSEASDTVAEGRVIRTDPEAGSGRKEGTKVNLIVSSGKQSFQLSNYVGRKYTDVVAELKDKKVPENLIKMEEEESSESEPGTVLRQTPAAGTTYDLSKASTIVLTVAKKVTSVTMPGYIGSSLEFTKNNLIQIVGVKEANIEVVEVSTAPEGTAEGNVVDQTPKAGGKIDLASTRIKISIYKPKTPPSSSSSTSVQRGNQGSPTTPNQGNQQGGQQGNQQGTVPTPSQPNSEGNHENSRD
- a CDS encoding Stp1/IreP family PP2C-type Ser/Thr phosphatase, producing MEISLLTDVGQKRTNNQDYVNHFINRAGRPMIILADGMGGHRAGNIASEMAVTDLGVAWVDTQIDTVNEVREWFANNLEIENQKINQLGQDEAYKGMGTTLEAVAIIDNQAIYAHIGDSRIGLIRGEQYHQLTSDHSLVNELLKAGQLTPEEAASHPQKNIITQSIGQKDEIQPDFGMITLESGDYLLLNSDGLTNMISGSEIYDIVTSDISLADKAATLIRFANNAGGLDNITVALIAVNEEATE
- the rsmB gene encoding 16S rRNA (cytosine(967)-C(5))-methyltransferase RsmB produces the protein MIKVETARSLALAVLEDVFINQAYSNIALNKHLKGSQLSVADKGLVTELVYGTVARKLTLEWYLSHFIEDRDQLDSWLYVLLLMSAYQLRYLDKIPDHAVVNEAVELAKVRKKGSEKLVNAVLRRILREGWPDIASIKRKSKRDSIAYSLPVWLVAKLKEEYGEERAQAIFESLLVRNKASIRVTDLGRKEEIKALLEASDSSLSPSGLVKEQGHFAGHDLFSEGAITIQDESSQLVAPTLDLQGDEQVLDACAAPGGKTAHIASYLTTGQVTALDLYDHKLDLIQENAQRLGVADRIQTQKLDARKVHEFFGQDSFDKILVDAPCSGIGLLRRKPDIKYNKETADFASLQEIQLEILGSVCQTLRKGGIITYSTCTIVSEENFQVVQAFLESHPEFEQVTLEHECKDIMKDGCILITPELYGSDGFFISQFRKISD
- the fmt gene encoding methionyl-tRNA formyltransferase, whose translation is MTKLIFMGTPDFSATVLKGLLTDDRYEILAVVTQPDRAVGRKKVIQETPVKQAAKEAGLPIYQPEKLSGSPEMEALMKLGADGIVTAAFGQFLPSKLLDSMDFAVNVHASLLPKHRGGAPIHYALIQGDEEAGVTIMEMVKEMDAGDMISRRSIPITDEDNVGTLFEKLALVGRDLLLDTLPAYIAGDIKPEPQDPSQVTFSPNIKPEEEKLDWTKSNRQLFNQIRGMNPWPVAHTFLKGDRFKIYEALLVEGKGNPGEILSIGKKELIVATAEGALSLKQVQPAGKPKMDIASFLNGVGRTLTVGERFGD
- a CDS encoding primosomal protein N', translated to MAIAKIIVDVPLMQTDQPYSYRIPEEFLGMLEVGMRVHVPFGKGNRLIQGIVLGLESQSDEGEMEQDLKDIAEVLDFSPVLTQEQLWLAEELRKSVFSYKISILKAMLPGFLNSSYDKILYPLAGLSQEDRERLFGSEDSLAFSSLDLGKQAEMMRLTRKGLLGLEYQAIDQKKVKTQSWYEVNLARLEGVEISARAKKKLELRDYLLSHPESASLASLLESYSREQVNFFVEQGAVTIVQKEVQRSAAYFEGIEVSRPLELNPEQRQARDAVVSAIGSHQPPFLLQGITGSGKTEVYLQIIQGALDKGKTAILLVPEISLTPQMTERFIARFGDKVAILHSGLSNGEKYDEWRKVERGDAQVVVGARSAIFAPLKNLGVMIIDEEHEATYKQDSNPRYHAREVAILRAQYNQAALVLGSATPSLESRARAGKGVYQHLRLTQRANPLATIPEVQVIDFRDYIGQNETSNFTPPLLEAIQDRLSKKEQVVLMLNRRGYSSFVMCRECGTVDTCPNCDISLTLHMDTKTMNCHYCGFSKDIPHVCPNCKSRSIRYYGTGTQKAYDELTELFPQARILRMDVDTTRKKGSHQALLDQFGRGEADILLGTQMIAKGLDFPNVTLVGVLNADTALNLPDFRSSERTFQLLTQVAGRAGRAEKAGQVLIQSYNSEHYAIRFAKEQDYEGFYAYEMGIRRQLGYPPYYFTIGITLSHKKEEEVVKRAYEVMNILRSGLSETSNILGPTPKPIARTHNLYHYQILIKYRLEDELGPTLNQVLALTQERENSELRLSIDHEPQQFL